One window of Hydractinia symbiolongicarpus strain clone_291-10 chromosome 3, HSymV2.1, whole genome shotgun sequence genomic DNA carries:
- the LOC130636961 gene encoding beta-2 adrenergic receptor-like, with product MTLTNSSDAIICGAFSHQILPYKHVEITIFSTAILTLILTIFIIAVNGCFIGLLIVKAEVRKSVNILYVMLSTSDLIYGLIVLATTSVSVTGDLNDFCRRRSFLAVLKYILCSMSLSAVLIITIEIYLAVRCPFKHRARKEKNVLPFLLLAVWVLCVTVPVLATYMKNWWRKYLLVFPFYSVVVFTMIVISQRKAHCAIRSSVKLRGGQKHSLKTAILLLTCYAVSFLPLIVSNFLLIFSVNDLFVNSYLTPWTCFIGTFNPLFNGLIYSLRLKTVKVYFQRALGTSSSQA from the coding sequence ATGACGTTGACTAACTCTTCGGATGCAATAATTTGTGGAGCTTTTTCGCATCAGATATTACCATACAAACATGTCGAAATTACCATATTTTCAACTGCTATTCTAACATTGATTTTGACGATATTTATCATCGCAGTAAACGGCTGTTTTATAGGACTGCTTATCGTAAAAGCTGAAGTGAGAAAATCAGTGAATATTTTATACGTAATGCTCTCAACGTCGGACCTGATATACGGTCTAATCGTTTTAGCGACAACTTCTGTGTCTGTCACTGGCGACTTAAATGACTTTTGTAGGAGGCGTTCATTTTTGGCTGTCTTGAAATATATACTTTGCTCGATGTCGCTATCGGCTGTTCTTATCATTACAATTGAAATCTACCTAGCTGTTAGATGCCCATTCAAGCATagagcaagaaaagaaaaaaatgtgttgCCATTTTTGTTGCTGGCTGTTTGGGTACTATGTGTTACTGTACCAGTATTGGCAACATATATGAAAAACTGGTGGAGAAAATATTTATTAGTTTTTCCCTTTTACAGTGTGGTTGTATTTACAATGATCGTTATTAGTCAACGAAAAGCTCATTGTGCTATTCGTAGCAGCGTAAAATTAAGAGGTGGTCAAAAGCATTCGTTGAAAACAGCTATCCTGTTGCTAACTTGTTACGCTGTGTCTTTTCTCCCTCTCATTGTATCGAATTTTCTTCTCATTTTCTCAGTCAATGACTTGTTTGTTAACAGCTATTTAACACCATGGACGTGTTTTATCGGCACATTTAATCCACTGTTTAACGGACTAATTTACTCTTTACGACTAAAAACAGTGAAAGTTTATTTTCAAAGGGCATTGGGTACCAGTAGTTCGCAGGCATAA
- the LOC130636962 gene encoding probable G-protein coupled receptor No18 encodes MNDGLIYLIAVFSGIIFSVFNIITITVILIDRKLRSSITNRPILSFLVASTIQGLLPAPLYVYKRLVQSQHTSEWVCDVYRLLYFYCGHMMKISLVLVSIDRLLAVKYPFKYDNYITKARTTILIIFLCIVTLFVDTLPFYINVERTDECQYVPVRIWGLFVISLYTILPFFLILINYIQIWLVAARMAFKDKRLRERFHNDENENGSVIRNYRVDDEEENEMDKDEDEEVKMLKDRKKINYGSINSIIHIKANVKFAFEMKATRTSLALIAVYVFCWGPLGVFYMIDHFCYNCLSDDDDLKLTRAFVKLLSFSSSILAPIVYCWWNRDFKKAAQRLCVQYCCLKVNREKQRRQSPLTQQTQHLIETKDTSVTSFN; translated from the coding sequence ATGAATGATGGTTTGATATATTTAATCGCTGTATTTAGTGGAATCATATTCTCTGTATTCAATATCATTACAATCACTGTCATACTCATTGATAGAAAATTAAGAAGTTCTATCACTAACCGTCCTATTCTCAGTTTTCTTGTTGCATCCACAATTCAGGGACTTCTTCCAGCACCTTTATATGTTTATAAAAGATTGGTACAATCGCAGCATACATCTGAATGGGTTTGTGATGTATATCGCCTTCTATATTTCTACTGTGGACATATGATGAAAATCAGCTTAGTTTTGGTTAGCATCGATCGATTATTAGCTGTCAAATATCCTTTCAAATATGACAATTACATCACGAAAGCAAGAACAACAATATTGATAATATTCCTATGCATAGTTACTCTTTTTGTAGATACTTTACCATTTTACATCAATGTTGAGAGAACAGATGAATGTCAATACGTCCCAGTACGTATTTGGGGGCTTTTTGTTATCTCTTTGTATACTATATTaccattttttcttattttgattaaCTACATACAAATATGGCTTGTCGCCGCAAGAATGGCCTTTAAAGATAAGAGATTGCGAGAACGTTTCCATAACGATGAAAATGAAAATGGTAGTGTGATTAGAAACTACCGAGTTGACGATGAGGAAGAAAATGAAATGGATaaagatgaagatgaagaagTAAAAATGCTGAaagatagaaagaaaataaattatggTTCGATAAACAGTATTATTCACATAAAGGCCAATGTAAAGTTTGCCTTTGAAATGAAAGCAACAAGGACATCTTTAGCATTGATTGCTGTTTATGTTTTCTGTTGGGGACCGCTTGGTGTATTTTACATGATTGATCATTTTTGTTATAACTGTTTATCAGATGACGATGATTTGAAATTAACACGtgcttttgttaaacttttatcCTTTTCATCAAGTATTTTAGCACCTATTGTGTATTGTTGGTGGAATAgagattttaaaaaagcagcacAAAGGTTATGCGTACAGTATTGTTGTTTAAAAGTAAATAGGGAAAAGCAAAGAAGACAATCGCCATTGACGCAACAGACACAGCACTTAATTGAGACGAAGGACACATCAGTAACATCCTTTAATTGA